A genomic window from Parvularcula sp. LCG005 includes:
- a CDS encoding rhomboid family intramembrane serine protease, which translates to MGVPLAYAPLAYALLVLIPLVSLYGLRMDRSFQEAYLFHVGSVTRKKQYYRLFTPAFLHGDVGHLVINMLTFYFFGPAVEYLFGTGGFAILFIGSQLGAQIFTLMRKKNEPNYMSVGASGAVSGIVLAFCVLEPFQTLYFFMILPLPAFVFAALYLAYTTFAMNGPGRISHEAHLGGAVTGAILAFILPHLPV; encoded by the coding sequence ATGGGTGTCCCCCTCGCCTACGCACCGCTGGCGTATGCCCTTCTTGTGCTGATCCCACTGGTCAGCCTTTACGGGCTGCGGATGGACCGTTCGTTTCAGGAAGCCTACCTGTTCCACGTCGGATCCGTAACACGGAAGAAACAGTACTACCGGCTCTTCACGCCGGCGTTTCTCCATGGCGATGTCGGCCACCTGGTCATCAATATGCTGACCTTTTACTTTTTTGGTCCGGCTGTTGAATATCTGTTCGGCACGGGCGGCTTTGCCATTCTGTTCATTGGCTCGCAGCTTGGAGCACAGATCTTCACGCTGATGCGCAAGAAGAACGAGCCGAATTACATGTCCGTCGGCGCGTCAGGCGCTGTCTCCGGAATCGTCCTTGCCTTCTGTGTGCTGGAGCCGTTCCAGACCCTCTATTTCTTCATGATCCTCCCGCTGCCCGCCTTCGTTTTTGCGGCGCTCTATCTGGCGTACACGACCTTTGCGATGAACGGTCCGGGCCGCATCTCCCATGAGGCGCATCTGGGCGGCGCCGTCACCGGCGCCATCCTTGCTTTCATTCTGCCGCACCTGCCGGTTTGA
- the ychF gene encoding redox-regulated ATPase YchF — MGFKCGIVGLPNVGKSTLFNALTKTAAAQAENYPFCTIEPNVGDVAVPEPRLKKLAETAGSKEIIPSRIQFVDIAGLVKGASKGEGLGNQFLANIREVDAVAYVLRCFEDGDITHVEGRVDPIADFETVETELMLADMESLEKRRANLEKKAKGQDKEAKATLVLVDRALALLQEGQPARAAEIAPEEMKAWKGLQLLTQKPVLFVANVDEESAASGNDFSAKVFERAEQEHAVATVISARIESELATLDEDEAAEYLEELGLEEPGLNRLIRSGYTLLGLQTYFTAGPKEARAWTVRKGASAPEAAGVIHTDFEKKFIRAETIAYEDYVTLGGEQGAKEAGKQRIEGKEYIVQDGDVMHFRTGA, encoded by the coding sequence ATGGGATTCAAATGCGGCATTGTTGGTCTACCCAATGTGGGCAAGTCGACCCTGTTCAACGCGCTGACCAAGACAGCGGCGGCACAGGCCGAAAACTATCCATTCTGTACGATCGAACCGAATGTCGGCGACGTCGCGGTGCCTGAACCGCGCCTGAAAAAACTGGCTGAAACGGCCGGCAGTAAGGAAATCATCCCCTCACGCATCCAGTTCGTGGACATTGCGGGCCTCGTCAAAGGCGCGTCGAAGGGCGAAGGCCTTGGCAACCAGTTTCTCGCCAATATCCGCGAGGTCGACGCGGTGGCATATGTGCTGCGCTGCTTTGAAGACGGCGATATCACGCATGTCGAGGGCCGCGTTGACCCCATCGCAGACTTTGAGACCGTTGAAACCGAACTGATGCTCGCGGACATGGAAAGCCTTGAGAAACGTCGGGCGAACCTTGAGAAAAAAGCCAAGGGACAGGACAAGGAGGCCAAGGCGACCCTCGTTCTGGTCGATCGCGCGCTGGCGCTTCTGCAGGAAGGACAGCCCGCCCGCGCTGCCGAAATTGCTCCTGAGGAAATGAAAGCATGGAAGGGACTGCAGCTGCTGACCCAGAAGCCGGTCCTCTTCGTCGCGAATGTCGACGAAGAGTCCGCTGCATCGGGCAATGATTTTTCAGCCAAGGTCTTCGAGCGTGCTGAGCAGGAACACGCTGTCGCGACTGTCATCAGTGCACGGATCGAATCCGAACTGGCGACACTCGATGAAGATGAAGCCGCTGAATATCTAGAAGAGCTTGGACTGGAAGAGCCGGGGCTGAACCGGTTGATCCGTTCAGGCTATACGCTACTCGGCCTGCAAACCTATTTCACGGCGGGCCCCAAGGAAGCGCGCGCCTGGACCGTGCGCAAGGGAGCGAGCGCGCCCGAGGCCGCCGGCGTCATCCATACGGATTTTGAGAAGAAATTCATCCGGGCAGAAACGATTGCCTATGAGGACTATGTCACTCTGGGCGGCGAACAGGGCGCCAAGGAAGCCGGCAAACAGCGCATCGAGGGCAAAGAGTACATTGTGCAGGACGGCGACGTGATGCACTTCCGTACCGGGGCATAG
- a CDS encoding BLUF domain-containing protein, with protein MIYQKIYSSRRYPGTSQLCLDQILRSSTVNNHTLDITGLLLVEGGRFFQIIEGPRDNVELLYAIIGRDLRHGELHPIANRRREERSFPHWSMAFREADTIEHGSNCFELSHDTVMWGPLARCDTLLRGLVEDFLQQAKPDCRGCVEFFGDLAPSETRAH; from the coding sequence ATGATCTATCAGAAGATCTATTCAAGTCGTCGATATCCTGGAACGAGCCAGCTCTGCCTCGATCAGATCCTGCGCTCATCCACCGTGAACAACCACACCCTCGATATAACCGGGTTGCTTCTGGTGGAAGGCGGACGGTTCTTCCAGATCATTGAAGGGCCGCGCGATAATGTAGAGCTTCTCTACGCCATCATCGGGCGGGATCTGCGCCATGGCGAGTTGCACCCGATTGCCAATCGGCGGCGGGAGGAACGGTCATTCCCGCACTGGTCGATGGCGTTTCGCGAAGCCGACACGATCGAGCATGGGTCAAACTGCTTTGAACTGTCCCACGACACGGTGATGTGGGGGCCGCTTGCCCGGTGTGATACGCTGCTGCGGGGGCTGGTCGAAGATTTTCTGCAGCAGGCCAAACCTGATTGTCGCGGATGCGTCGAATTTTTCGGCGATCTGGCACCATCCGAAACGCGTGCCCACTGA